The Polaribacter sp. HaHaR_3_91 genomic sequence CTAATGAATATAACAATGCTAAAGTAACAAAAGTATATAACAAGTTGCTAGATATAAGCAAAGGTAAACCATCCCCAAAATTTATAGACTATGAAAAGCATTCAGGAGGAACTTTATCGTTAGATGATTTAAAAGGAAAATATGTTTATATCGATATTTGGGCAACATGGTGTATACCTTGTTTAAATGAGTTACCATATTTAAAAAAGATAGAAAAAGCATATCATGGTAAGCATATTTATTTTTTAAGTTTATCAATTGATGCCCCCAAAGATTACGATAAATGGAAACAAATGGTTATTGATGAGAAATTAGGAAGTGTTCAAGTTATTGCTGATAAAGGAGGAAAATCTAAGTTTATTGATGATTATTTTGTTGTCTCAATACCTCGATTTATATTATTAGACCCAGAAGGGAAAATAGTTTCTAACAAAGCACCCCGTCCTTCTAGTCCTGAGTTGATAGATTTATTTAATGAGCTAAATATTTAAAGTCAATTAAGTATATGTTATTAATACAATTAGCTAAACATATACTATTTATTGATAAAATAAAATTTCAGTATTATAGCTTTTCATCAAATAAAAAAAACATTTAACGTGAGTTCAACCTATGAAAAATAGCAAAACATTGATTTTAAACGTTTTTGATTATTTTATAGTTAATTTATATTGTTTTTTTTAATCACAGTACTTCGATTATTGCCAATAATGGTCAGTTTGAATATTAAATAGACTCATAAAAAGACCTTTTAAAACGTAAATAACTGAAATGCATAAAGTATTACATCGAACTCACGTAATTTGGTTTCGGGTTGTTCTTAAGCATTATAGTTTATAAAAATACCCCAAGTAGGCTATGTCTTATTCTCTGGTAAAATTGATAATTTTAATGAACATGAAAAGGGAGCTTTAGTAAAGCTCGATAAATCTTTTAAAAAAGAAATTGATATAGCACCAGATTGAAACTTTATTGATACGCTAAAAAATAGATTGACTAAAAATTAAGACCTTAATTATAATCACTTATGAAAACGAATTCTGTCGAAAATACTATCGCTGAACATATTAATAGAGCTCAAAGTATCAATCTGTTTTAAATCAAATAATTTAAAACACTAAAATTGCCCAAAAAACAACTTTCCAAGCTATAGATATTTATAATAACCTTAGAGCCGATTTTAGTCTTGACTTAAGAAGACCTGCAAAAGTACATTGAACTCCGAATATAAAATACAAGTCATATCGAAAAAAACAATGTAAATTTACCTGAATTATCAATTTAATACACATCAATTATTTAACCTAAAAAAGATCAACCTATATCTTTACAATACACTAGACAAATAAATAAAATATAGTATAAAAAATATCGTCCAATGTTGGACGATATTTTTATGTTTCTTATTATTTGTAAAAAAAATTACTTTTTTATGATCACTTTTTTAGTAGTTGAAACAGAACCATTATCTAATTTTAATAGATACATTCCTGATTGTAAATTGTGATTGATTATATCATTTTCAACTGTTCCACTAAGTACTTTTGTACCTAATACATTATATAATGTATAATTAACAGACCCTGTTAAAGTTGTTTTAATATTAAATAAATCAGTTGATGGATTTGGATAAACAGAAAATGAATTATCCAAGTCAAACGTTGTAGTAGATAACGTATTTAATTCATCATTTGTATAAGTAAATAATTCTCTACCTATATCAACAGTACCTGCAGTATAATCAGTATTAAGTGTATTATTAGAAGCTTCAAAATACAATTTATTGTTTAAAACAATAATTTCATCAACATTATCAAATAAATCAATTTCTATTGGTTCTATGCTTACTCCGTTTGTTCTATACAAACGATAGGTAGCAAAAGTACCTACAGATTTACCTGCATAGTATAAATAACCATCACCAGGTGCCGCAAAATGAACAGGGTCGTGGTTAAAAGTGAAACCATTAGGATTATCTTCTGTATAACCACTAAGATCACTAATTGTATCTGCTACAGGATCATATACCCAAAGTTGGTCAAAACCTCCATCATCACCTTCAAAATACAATTTACCTTCCCAAGCGTATAAACTTTTAAGGCTGTTAATAGAAGTTGCAGATGTTACTACCGTTGTTCCTGCTGATGTACCATCGGTAACCCATAAATCATTATCATATTCAAAGTAAACATTGTCTCCCAACTTTGTCATATGATTTAAAGAAGAATCTCCTGCATCGTTAACATCCTTAACCAATGTATAAGTTTGATTAGTGATGTCATAAAGATATAACTCATTACCCACCGATGTGCCTGTACCCCCATCATCATATGTCATACTGAATAAGATAGAATTATTATTAAACCCAATGTAATCACTTGTAACTTTTACTGTACCTGTACCATTATCTGGTAATTCGGTAAAGGTTGTACCGTCAAATTCATAAAAAGAGCCTGTATAATCAGCATTAAAATTTCTCATGTAAGCTTTATTGCCAATAATAACAGCAATCTCCCCCGTTCGAAAATCGTCAGTTATTATTACTGTTCCAGCTTCAGTACCATCGGTAGTGTAGACACTATAAGTATCCGCTCCTGGAATAGCTGCATTGAAATATAATTTATTGTTTAATTCAAAAAAATAGGTTGGATTAGATGATTCGGCCGATCCATCTAGATCTTTTAATAATACTGTACCTTCAGGTGTACCATCAGAAACCCATAGTTCTTTACCAGCATCTATACCTCCTGTATTTGTAGCTTGTGAATCATCGGCAGCAAAATAAAATTTTCCGTTAAATGCAAATAATTTGTCAGGGGAAGAATTGTAAGATTCTTGACCAAAAGGGTAAGGCGAAGCATTAATGTCTTTAAGAAGTGTGATCTGCGAGTAAGTTATGCTTGAAATTAGCAATAAAACGAATAAGTAAAAATGTTTCATAATTATTTGTAGTTTTTAAATTATATATTCTATTACGTTGATTTGTTATTTTACCCTTAGTTTATTTTTAATTTATTTTATTTTTTTTACAATTAAATGTTATGTTTTGTTTATTTCATTATTAATAATTCATCAAATTACTTGTTTTTGTTTTTTTATTGTAATAGTTTTTTAAAAAATTAATTTATAGCTAAATTTTATGTTTTCTTTGTTTTGTTGTTAAAAAATCATCAAATAGCTTATTTTGTTTTTTTGTAATTTTTTTTAAAGCATTACAAGTAGTAAAAATTTGTATGCCCTTGATGAGGGGATTCAAAATTATAATCACAGAGCAACAATAAAATATTTTTGTTTTGATTGTTCTTTATGTATAGGAATTAGTATTGCTTGCTATAGAAAGGAGATAGATAAAGATACAGAACAAATGTTTTCAATTTTAAAAGAAATTTTGCGATAAATTGTTTTGAATCCTTATATTATAATTGAAGATGTGTACCTAAAGTACAGTTATTAAGTCTTATTATAAAATAGCTTGATAACTATTAAATTAAAAGTCGCATGTAAAAACTAGAAAAATAATTTAACCAAAGGATTATTAATTATAGTTGAAAATTGAACAAGCTGTTACCTATCAAACATGTAATAGTTAATGTGAAAATAAATTTCCTTGGAGATTATTATTAAGTTAAAAGAAAATATTTGCAGATATGTTTAAATAGAGTAAGTTAGATGAAATTTCGATAACGAAATTTGTAATAGGTAGAGAGAAAGAATTAGATTATTTAATTACGAATGAAATTTTAATAGTTAGTATATTGTCTAACAAGATTTAATTTGGTTTCCAAAAAAAATATTTTGTTATGATTTTTGAGAAGAATACAAGCGTTAAAAGACTTTACTATTTAAGTGGTAGTTACTAAAAGTGGCCAAAAATATTTTTAAAGAAGTTAGATTAGGCCAATGTATTTTGCATATGGAGGAAAGGTGAATAAATTGTATTTATAAGGTTTTTGTTAGCCGTCATAAATATTGCAGGGATTGGTAATACAGTTAACATGTAGTTTTAACAAAAGTTAAAGAGAAAATAAGTCTGTTATTGTTTGTAAGCAAATTTATAGGCGAAGAACAAAAATAAATTATCTTCTTCAAAAGCTTTTCGTATTTTTTTATAAGCGGTATACATATGAGATTCTACTGTCTTTATAGAAATGTCTAATTGTTCTGAAATTTCTTTATACTTAAGATTTTCAAACTTATTTAAATACAAAACCTTTTTACATTGTTCTGGTAGTATTTCTATTGTATTTTTTAATTTAGTAATACGTTTTTCTAGAATTTCAGGGTCTTCTGTAATTCTCTCTCTAAGAACTTGTTCTTTAAGTTCATTAAAAAAAGAATCACTTTTTTTTTGTTTTCTGTAAATATCAATATAAGTGTTATGTGTTATTCTGTATAAATAACTTTTAATAGATTTTTCAGTATTTATTTTTAATCTATTATTCCAAAGTGTTATAAATGTTTGCTGTACAATATCTTCTGCTTCATGTAAATCGTGAGTATAGGTAACGGCATAATCTAAAAGTTTTTTATAATAACGATCAAACAATATACTAAATGCCTTTCTACTGCCTTTTTTAATGCTTTTAGCTAATATAGTGTCGTCAGAGAGATTTTTCAAATTAATTTTTAGAATTTTTGATTAAAAGACAAATATGCTAAAAAAAATATGAAATAAGACTAAGGGTAAAATAATAAATTAGCGTATTTGTTGTATAAATTAAACTGAAATAGATAAAACGTTGAAAAAACTTACAATAAAATACATAATTAATACAATCTCTTCAAAAGAGTTAGTAGAACTCAAAGAGATGTTAAAAGAAAAGAAAAATCAACAGGTTTTTAAAGATTATATAAAAGATTATTATGCTGTTCATACGGTATTAAATAAACCAGATATAGACAAAGCATATGATAAACTTTGGGATGCTATAGAGAAACAAAAGCCTAGGCAACAACCTCTTTCGATGTGGTTTAAATATGCCGCAGCAGCTGTAATAGTTTTGACATTTTCATTATCGTATTATTTAATAAATAACCAAGAACAAAATGGAATAAAAAACACAGTTGCAGAAGCAGTAATCCCAGGTACTAATAAGGCTATTTTAACTCTTGATGATGGCTCTGATATTATGTTAGAAAAGGGAAAACCTTATAAAACAGCTAAGTTAACTAGTAATGGGGTGCAAATTAAATATGATAAAAAAGGAGAGAATCAAGTGTTATATAACCACTTAACCGTACCAAGAGGAGGTAGGTTTGAAGTTGAATTGGCAGATGGTACTCGAGTCTGGTTAAATTCAGATTCAAAATTAAAATATCCAGTAAGTTTTAAGGAGGGAATAACACGAGAAGTTGAGCTTATATATGGAGAAGCTTTTTTTGATGTGTCTTCAAGTAAAAACCATAAAGGAACACGTTTTAAAGTTCGTTCTAGACTGCAAGAAGTAGAAGTTTTGGGTACAGAATTTAATATAAAAGCTTACAGTGATGATGTAAATGTGTATACCACTTTAGTAGAAGGTAAAGTGTCTGTGAAAAATGAATTCTTTAAAGAAAAATTAAATCCCGGATTTCAGTCTGTTATAGGTAGTTCGGGAGGCGCTATTGAGGTTAAGACTGTTAAGGTATACAATGAAATAGCTTGGAGGGAAGGAATCTTTTCATTTCGAGATAAGCCATTGAAAGAAATTATGAAATCTTTATCTAGATGGTATGATGTAGATATAATTATTAAAAATAAAAAACTGGAAGATATAAGATTTAATGGTGTCTTAAGTAAAAGTATGAATTTAGAAGAGGTTTTAGAACCTATTAAAAGAAGTATTAATCTGAATTATAAAGTATATGGTAAAAGAATAGTTCTAGAATAAAAAAGAGACGAAGTTTATACCGCTCAAAGTAAATTAACTTCATCCCTTAGAATAAATATATTAATTAAATGAATAACTAATACCAACAAATTTATGAATTTTAATTTTACTAAAGAAATTTTCTTTTTTAGGAAAACAACAAAAAACTTAATTATGAGAACAATACTGTTGTTGTTTTGCTCCACTATTTTTAGTTTTACACCTATTGATATTATTTCACAGAATGTGAAAGTTACAATTACGGAGAATAAAACAGTTACTGCTTATGAAATCTTTGATATTATTCAGTCACAAACAGATTATAAATTTATTTACCGTTCAGATCTTTTTAAAGGTTTTCCTTTAATTACTTTAAATAAAG encodes the following:
- a CDS encoding FecR family protein — its product is MKKLTIKYIINTISSKELVELKEMLKEKKNQQVFKDYIKDYYAVHTVLNKPDIDKAYDKLWDAIEKQKPRQQPLSMWFKYAAAAVIVLTFSLSYYLINNQEQNGIKNTVAEAVIPGTNKAILTLDDGSDIMLEKGKPYKTAKLTSNGVQIKYDKKGENQVLYNHLTVPRGGRFEVELADGTRVWLNSDSKLKYPVSFKEGITREVELIYGEAFFDVSSSKNHKGTRFKVRSRLQEVEVLGTEFNIKAYSDDVNVYTTLVEGKVSVKNEFFKEKLNPGFQSVIGSSGGAIEVKTVKVYNEIAWREGIFSFRDKPLKEIMKSLSRWYDVDIIIKNKKLEDIRFNGVLSKSMNLEEVLEPIKRSINLNYKVYGKRIVLE
- a CDS encoding RNA polymerase sigma factor, whose amino-acid sequence is MKNLSDDTILAKSIKKGSRKAFSILFDRYYKKLLDYAVTYTHDLHEAEDIVQQTFITLWNNRLKINTEKSIKSYLYRITHNTYIDIYRKQKKSDSFFNELKEQVLRERITEDPEILEKRITKLKNTIEILPEQCKKVLYLNKFENLKYKEISEQLDISIKTVESHMYTAYKKIRKAFEEDNLFLFFAYKFAYKQ
- a CDS encoding T9SS type A sorting domain-containing protein, yielding MKHFYLFVLLLISSITYSQITLLKDINASPYPFGQESYNSSPDKLFAFNGKFYFAADDSQATNTGGIDAGKELWVSDGTPEGTVLLKDLDGSAESSNPTYFFELNNKLYFNAAIPGADTYSVYTTDGTEAGTVIITDDFRTGEIAVIIGNKAYMRNFNADYTGSFYEFDGTTFTELPDNGTGTVKVTSDYIGFNNNSILFSMTYDDGGTGTSVGNELYLYDITNQTYTLVKDVNDAGDSSLNHMTKLGDNVYFEYDNDLWVTDGTSAGTTVVTSATSINSLKSLYAWEGKLYFEGDDGGFDQLWVYDPVADTISDLSGYTEDNPNGFTFNHDPVHFAAPGDGYLYYAGKSVGTFATYRLYRTNGVSIEPIEIDLFDNVDEIIVLNNKLYFEASNNTLNTDYTAGTVDIGRELFTYTNDELNTLSTTTFDLDNSFSVYPNPSTDLFNIKTTLTGSVNYTLYNVLGTKVLSGTVENDIINHNLQSGMYLLKLDNGSVSTTKKVIIKK